A window of the Streptomyces sp. NBC_01351 genome harbors these coding sequences:
- a CDS encoding ATP-dependent RNA helicase, with product MIRQAALDSLPVREALPALASALDGHGAAVLCAPPGTGKTTLVPLVLAGLVGGGPTRRVVVAEPRRIAARAAARRMAWLLGEQVGASVGFTVRGERVVGRGTVVEVVTTGVLLQRLQRDQELAGVDVVVLDECHERHLDADTVAAFLLDVRQTLRPELRLVAASATTDAAGWARVLGHGGPGDAPVVEAAGISYPVETVWAPPARPVRPPHGMRVDPAQLTHVASVVRRALAERSGDVLCFLPGVGEIARVAGQLGGVDAEVLQLHGRAPAAVQDAALTASDHRRVILSTAVAESSLTVPGVRVVVDSGLAREPRVDHARGLGALATVRASRAAGRQRAGRAGREAPGAVYRCWSEAEDGRLPSFPAPEIRIADLAQFALQAACWGDPDATGLALPDPPPAGAMAAAREVLVTVGAVDPAGRPTSRGLRMARLGLHPRLARALLDGSAAIGARRAAEVVALLSEEPPREYGDDLAGAWRRARAGGDGYAPRWRAEARRLERAAAEDPAGLSPTPPLPETGAPPRTPSGLRPEPRASNSPSYRWEVPPGEAEIALRAIQPAEREHPAPPAFEEWRSPHDGVLGEGLGRSPGGGAGPDDLAAGLVAALAFPERVAKAKGEEAFLMASGTAAELGNGTGLRHAPWLAVAVADRPPHSASARIRLAAVIDEDTARAAAAHLLTEGEEVHWEDGDLVARSAHRLGAIELAVRPLRGPDPALVRAALLDGLRAEGLGLLRWSPDAQALRARLGFLHRTLGGAWPDVADADALLDRADDWLEPELSRARRRADLGRIDAGQALNRLLPWATGEAARLDELAPERLEVPSGSRIRVDYSAEHGQPVLAVKLQELFGLAETPKVAGVPVLVHLLSPAGRPAAVTADLASFWQGGYRAVRAELRGRYPKHPWPEDPATAVPTRHTNARLRR from the coding sequence TTGATCCGCCAGGCCGCCCTCGATTCCCTTCCCGTACGGGAGGCCCTGCCCGCGCTCGCCTCGGCCCTCGACGGCCACGGCGCGGCGGTGCTCTGCGCCCCGCCCGGCACCGGCAAGACCACGCTGGTGCCGCTGGTGCTCGCGGGCCTCGTCGGGGGCGGGCCGACGCGCCGGGTCGTGGTCGCCGAGCCCCGCCGGATCGCCGCCCGGGCGGCGGCGCGGCGGATGGCGTGGCTGCTGGGCGAGCAGGTCGGCGCCTCGGTCGGCTTCACCGTGCGCGGGGAGCGGGTCGTGGGCCGCGGGACCGTGGTGGAGGTGGTCACCACCGGCGTGCTGCTCCAGCGGCTCCAGCGGGACCAGGAGCTGGCCGGTGTGGACGTGGTCGTCCTCGACGAGTGCCACGAGCGGCACCTGGACGCCGACACCGTCGCCGCCTTCCTCCTGGACGTACGGCAGACCCTGCGCCCGGAGCTGCGGCTCGTGGCCGCCTCGGCGACGACCGACGCGGCCGGGTGGGCCCGGGTGCTCGGTCACGGCGGTCCGGGCGACGCCCCGGTGGTGGAGGCCGCTGGCATCTCGTACCCGGTGGAGACCGTGTGGGCGCCGCCGGCCCGGCCGGTGCGGCCGCCGCACGGGATGCGGGTGGATCCGGCGCAGCTGACGCACGTGGCGTCGGTGGTGCGGCGGGCGCTGGCCGAACGTTCCGGCGATGTCCTGTGCTTCCTGCCCGGTGTCGGGGAGATCGCCCGGGTGGCCGGGCAGCTCGGCGGGGTGGACGCGGAGGTGCTCCAGCTGCACGGCCGGGCCCCCGCGGCCGTGCAGGACGCGGCGCTGACCGCCTCGGACCACCGCCGGGTGATCCTTTCCACCGCCGTCGCGGAGTCGAGCCTGACCGTGCCGGGGGTGCGGGTGGTCGTGGACTCCGGGCTGGCCCGCGAGCCCCGCGTGGACCATGCCCGGGGGCTGGGCGCGCTGGCGACCGTACGGGCTTCACGCGCGGCCGGGCGCCAGCGGGCCGGGCGGGCCGGGCGCGAGGCCCCGGGGGCGGTGTATCGCTGCTGGTCGGAGGCCGAGGACGGGCGGCTGCCCTCCTTCCCCGCGCCGGAGATCCGGATCGCCGACCTGGCGCAGTTCGCCCTGCAGGCGGCGTGCTGGGGCGACCCGGACGCGACGGGGCTGGCGCTGCCGGACCCGCCGCCGGCCGGTGCGATGGCGGCCGCGCGGGAGGTGCTGGTGACCGTCGGCGCGGTGGACCCGGCGGGGCGGCCGACCTCGCGGGGGCTGCGGATGGCCCGGCTCGGACTGCACCCGCGGCTCGCGCGGGCGCTGCTGGACGGCTCCGCCGCGATCGGCGCCCGGCGTGCGGCGGAGGTCGTGGCGCTGCTGAGCGAGGAGCCGCCGCGGGAGTACGGGGACGACCTGGCCGGCGCCTGGCGGCGGGCCCGCGCGGGCGGCGACGGCTATGCGCCCCGCTGGCGCGCGGAGGCCCGCCGGCTGGAGCGCGCGGCCGCCGAGGACCCTGCGGGGCTCTCCCCCACCCCGCCCCTTCCCGAAACCGGGGCTCCGCCCCGGACCCCGTCGGGGCTCCGCCCCGAACCCCGCGCCTCAAACTCCCCCAGCTACCGCTGGGAGGTGCCCCCTGGCGAGGCTGAAATTGCGCTCCGCGCAATCCAGCCCGCCGAGCGGGAGCATCCAGCCCCTCCGGCGTTTGAGGAGTGGCGGTCCCCCCATGACGGAGTCTTGGGGGAGGGTCTGGGGCGGAGCCCCGGCGGCGGGGCCGGGCCCGATGACCTGGCCGCCGGGCTGGTCGCCGCGCTCGCGTTCCCCGAGCGGGTCGCCAAGGCCAAGGGCGAGGAGGCGTTCCTCATGGCCTCCGGCACCGCGGCCGAACTCGGCAACGGGACCGGGCTGCGGCACGCACCCTGGCTCGCCGTGGCCGTCGCCGACAGGCCCCCGCACTCCGCCTCCGCCCGTATCCGCCTCGCCGCCGTCATCGACGAGGACACCGCCCGGGCAGCGGCCGCCCACCTCCTGACCGAGGGCGAGGAGGTCCACTGGGAGGACGGGGACCTCGTGGCGCGCTCCGCGCACCGCCTCGGGGCGATCGAGCTCGCCGTGCGCCCATTGCGCGGGCCCGACCCGGCCCTCGTACGTGCCGCCCTGCTCGACGGCCTCCGCGCCGAGGGGCTGGGCCTGCTGCGCTGGTCCCCCGACGCGCAGGCGCTCCGGGCCCGGCTGGGGTTCCTGCACCGCACGCTCGGCGGTGCGTGGCCCGACGTGGCGGACGCCGACGCCCTGCTCGACCGGGCCGACGACTGGCTGGAGCCCGAGCTGTCACGGGCCCGGCGCCGCGCCGACCTGGGGCGGATCGACGCCGGGCAGGCCTTGAACCGGCTGCTGCCCTGGGCCACGGGCGAGGCCGCCCGGCTCGACGAGCTGGCTCCGGAACGGCTTGAGGTACCCAGCGGATCGCGGATCCGGGTCGACTACTCGGCGGAGCACGGGCAGCCGGTGCTCGCGGTGAAGCTCCAGGAGCTGTTCGGGCTGGCCGAGACCCCCAAGGTGGCCGGCGTGCCGGTGCTCGTACACCTGCTGTCGCCCGCCGGACGCCCCGCCGCGGTCACCGCCGACCTCGCCTCCTTCTGGCAGGGCGGCTACCGGGCCGTGCGCGCCGAGCTCCGCGGCCGCTACCCCAAGCACCCCTGGCCGGAGGACCCGGCCACCGCCGTGCCCACCCGCCACACCAACGCCCGGCTCAGGCGCTGA